Proteins encoded within one genomic window of Episyrphus balteatus chromosome 1, idEpiBalt1.1, whole genome shotgun sequence:
- the LOC129908624 gene encoding putative nuclease HARBI1, producing MVCGPDRSFYAVNVNWPGSVHDARVLRNSRLAETFNAGYRPFPSAVILGDSAYSLSEWLITPCRTNPDNAVEQRFNRAHKRTRRIVENSFGILKEKFPCLNYLRMQPTVAEQIVIACCILHNLEVRRGTPIRELDNNDGEGNDNIEDIQIEEIERPNQNAYAK from the exons ATGGTTTGTGGGCCAGATCGTTCTTTCTATGCTGTTAATGTTAATTGGCCAGGGAGCGTTCATGATGCAAGGGTACTGAGAAATTCCCGTTTAGCAGAAACTTTTAACGCTGGGTACAGACCGTTTCCAAGTGCAGTTATCTTAGGAGACAGTGCTTATTCATTAAGTGAATGGCTAATTACACCATGTAGGACAAATCCGGACAATGCAGTCGAACAAAGATTCAACCGGGCACACAAAAGAACAAGACGAATAgttgaaaatagttttg GCATATTGAAAGAAAAGTTTCCTTGTTTAAATTACCTCCGTATGCAGCCCACTGTTGCTGAACAAATTGTAATAGCTTGTTGCATTTTGCACAATCTAGAAGTGAGAAGAGGGACACCAATACGGGAGCTTGATAATAACGATGGAGAAGGAAATGACAACATTGAAGACATTCAAATAGAGGAGATTGAACGACCAAATCAAAACGCGTATGCG aaataa